A region of Lepeophtheirus salmonis chromosome 13, UVic_Lsal_1.4, whole genome shotgun sequence DNA encodes the following proteins:
- the LOC121128294 gene encoding LOW QUALITY PROTEIN: carbonic anhydrase 1-like (The sequence of the model RefSeq protein was modified relative to this genomic sequence to represent the inferred CDS: inserted 1 base in 1 codon) — MKFSLTTLICFTISFRVSFSWPNLPNKVYWDSFDVLKICNSGIKQSPIDLVESSAVQKSGSPITFINYNVKHNFSMENNGKTAKLFLTDXSTNVPTITSSHLSNDTFKLAQLHFHWGNMDKYGSEHTIDGLQFPIELHLVHFNTKYGETIEEALSVAHKSDNLAVLGVLFEITRSDMSILDPLINKLRYIQQEGTKTYVKSLVLKNLLPLDLNTFYSYEGSLTTPKCNEIVTWTVFKKRHSISSGQLDEFRKLISKGKPLVNNYRDIQNLNSRKVDFYSA, encoded by the exons atgaagttttcgCTTACTACTCTAATTTGCTTCACAATATCCTTTAGAGTATCATTTTCTTGGCCAAATTTACCAAATAAAGTATATTGGGACTCCTTTG atgtatTGAAAATATGCAATTCCGGAATTAAACAATCACCAATTGATCTAGTAGAGAGCTCAGCCGTTCAA aaaagtgGAAGTCCCATTACATTTATTAACTATAATGTTAAGCATAATTTCTCTATGGAAAACAATGGAAAAACAGCAAAACTTTTTCTCACAG GTTCCACAAATGTACCTACAATAACTAGTTCGCATCTTTCCAATGATACTTTTAAATTGGCTCAGCTTCATTTTCATTGGGGTAATATGGATAAATATGGTTCTGAGCACACAATAGACGGATTGCAATTTCCTATTGAATTACATTTGGTTCACTTTAACACAAAATATGGGGAAACAATTGAAGAAGCTTTGAGTGTAGCACACAAATCCGATAATTTGGCCGTTCTAGGGGTACTTTTTGAGATCACTCGTTCTGATATGAGTATTTTGGATCCATTAATTAATAAGCTTAGATATATCCAACAAGAAGGAACTAAAACATATGTCAAgagtttagttttaaaaaacttattaccTCTTGACTTAAATACCTTTTATTCATATGAAGGATCGTTGACAACTCCGaaatgcaatgaaattgtaaCATGGACAGTTTTtaag aaaaggcATTCTATCTCATCGGGACAATTAGACGAATTCAGGAAACTAATTAGTAAAGGAAAACCTCTTGTTAATAATTATCGTGACATTCAGAATTTAAATTCCAGAAAAGTGGATTTCTACTCTGCATAA